One genomic segment of Drosophila melanogaster chromosome 3R includes these proteins:
- the CG32473 gene encoding uncharacterized protein, isoform B produces MATVAPAVKAASKVLQNLGFRLPKQIKPSKYRLHLRPDLERKNYSGNISISLQVLEPIAFIPVHVKQLNVSTVEVKRLDESGAPLKDITPTLTFAHPEFEYWVTEFEQPLEAGNYSLLLNFTGSLVDRITGMYQSSYLDKLKNRSRSIISTKFEPTYARQAFPCFDEPALKAQFTITVARPSGDEYHVLSNMPVASEYVDGDITEVTFAETVPMSTYLAAFVVSDFQYKETTVEGTSIALKVYAPPAQVEKTQYALDTAAGVMAYYINYFNVSYALPKLDLVAIPDFVSGAMENWGLVTFRETALLYDESTSSSVNKQRVAIVVAHELAHQWFGNLVTMNWWNDLWLNEGFASFLEYKGVKQMHPEWDMDNQFVIEELHPVLTIDATLASHPIVKSIESPAEITEYFDTITYSKGAALVRMLENLVGEEKLRNATTRYLVRHIYSTATTEDYLTAVEEEEGLEFDVKQIMQTWTEQMGLPVVEVEKSGSTYKLTQKRFLANEDDYAAEAEASSFNYRWSIPITYTSSINSEVQSLIFNHNDNEATITLPEEASWIKINTNQVGYYRVNYGSEQWAELISALKNSRETFSTADRAHLLNDANTLAAAGQLNYSVALDLISYLESEQDYVPWSVGTSALATLRNRVYYTDLYTNYTTYARKLLTPIVEKVTFTVAADHLENRLRIKVLSSACSLGHESSLQQAVTLFNQWLASPETRPNPDIRDVVYYYGLQQVNTEAAWDQVWKLYLDESDAQEKLKLMNCLTAVQVPWLLQRYINWAWDESNVRRQDYFTLLGYISTNPVGQSLVWDYVRENWEKLVDRFGINERTLGRLIPTITARFSTETKLEEMQQFFAKYPEAGAGTAARQQALEAVKANIKWLAANKAQVGEWLANYVQQSSVTNRIQ; encoded by the exons AGATTAAGCCAAGCAAGTACCGCCTTCATTTGCGCCCCGATCTCGAACGAAAGAACTATTCCGGCAATATAAGCATCAGCCTGCAAGTACTGGAGCCCATAGCCTTCATCCCAGTCCATGTGAAGCAACTGAATGTGAGCACCGTTGAGGTGAAGCGCCTGGATGAATCTGGAGCGCCGCTTAAGGACATCACCCCCACGCTGACCTTTGCCCATCCGGAGTTTGAGTACTGGGTGACCGAGTTCGAACAGCCGCTGGAGGCGGGAAACTACTCACTGCTGCTCAACTTTACGGGATCGCTTGTAGATCGGATTACGGGGATGTACCAGAGCTCCTACTTGGATAAGCTGAAAAACCGCTCCAG ATCAATCATTTCCACAAAGTTTGAGCCCACTTATGCCCGCCAAGCATTCCCCTGCTTCGATGAGCCCGCCCTTAAGGCTCAGTTCACCATAACGGTGGCCCGTCCAAGTGGTGATGAGTACCATGTGCTGTCCAACATGCCAGTGGCCAGCGAGTATGTCGATGGCGATATCACCGAGGTGACTTTCGCGGAGACCGTACCCATGAGCACCTATCTGGCCGCCTTTGTGGTGTCTGATTTTCAATACAAGGAAACCACTGTGGAGGGAACCAGCATCGCTCTGAAAGTCTATGCGCCACCAGCGCAGGTGGAGAAAACCCAGTACGCCCTGGACACTGCGGCCGGAGTGATGGCCTACTACATCAACTATTTCAATGTTTCGTATGCCCTACCCAAATTGGATCTGGTTGCCATACCCGATTTCGTGTCCGGTGCTATGGAAAACTGGGGATTGGTCACGTTCCGGGAGACGGCTCTTCTGTACGACGAATCTACCAGTTCCAGCGTGAATAAGCAGCGTGTGGCCATCGTCGTGGCCCATGAGTTGGCTCACCAGTGGTTCGGAAACCTGGTAACCATGAACTGGTGGAACGATTTGTGGCTAAACGAGGGTTTCGCATCATTCCTTGAGTACAAGGGAGTAAAGCAAATGCATCCGGAATGGGATATGGACAATCAGTTTGTTATTGAGGAACTGCACCCGGTGCTGACCATTGATGCCACCTTAGCCTCCCATCCGATTGTCAAGTCCATTGAGAGTCCAGCCGAGATCACGGAGTACTTCGATACCATCACCTATTCAAAGGGAGCCGCCTTAGTACGCATGCTTGAGAATCTGGTGGGCGAGGAAAAGTTGAGGAACGCCACCACCCGCTATTTGGTGCGTCATATCTACAGTACTGCCACCACCGAGGATTACCTCACCGCagtcgaggaggaggagggccTGGAATTTGACGTGAA GCAGATCATGCAGACCTGGACGGAGCAGATGGGTCTTCCGGTTGTGGAGGTGGAGAAAAGTGGCAGTACTTATAAGCTCACCCAAAAGCGTTTCCTGGCCAACGAAGATGACTACGCAGCCGAAGCTGAAGCATCGTCCTTCAA CTACCGTTGGTCGATTCCCATTACCTACACGAGCAGCATCAACAGTGAAGTCCAATCACTAATATTCAACCACAATGACAATGAGGCCACCATAACGCTTCCGGAAGAGGCCAGCTGGATTAAGATTAACACGAATCAAGTGGGCTACTACCGGGTGAACTACGGCAGCGAACAGTGGGCGGAACTCATATCGGCCCTGAAGAACTCCCGGGAAACCTTCAGCACCGCCGATCGCGCTCATCTGCTGAACGATGCCAATACCCTGGCCGCTGCCGGACAGCTTAACTACTCCGTGGCACTGGATCTGATATCTTACCTGGAGAGCGAGCAGGACTACGTGCCCTGGAGCGTAGGCACCTCCGCCCTGGCTACGTTAAGGAACCGCGTATACTACACGGACTTGTACACTAATTACACCACCTACGCCCGTAAACTGCTTACGCCCATCGTAGAAAAGGTCACGTTTACCGTGGCAGCCGATCATCTGGAAAA TCGCCTCCGTATTAAGGTGCTGAGCTCAGCCTGCAGCTTGGGACATGAGAGCTCCTTGCAACAGGCGGTCACGCTCTTCAACCAGTGGCTAGCCAGCCCCGAGACCCGGCCCAATCCGGATATCCGAGACGTTGTCTACTACTATGGTCTGCAACAGGTGAACACAGAGGCTGCCTGGGATCAAGTTTGGAAGCTGTATCTGGACGAGAGTGATGCCCAGGAAAAGCTGAAGTTGATGAACTGCCTAACCGCCGTGCAGGTGCCATGGCTGTTGCAGCGTTACATCAACTGGGCCTGGGATGAGAGCAATGTCCGCCGCCAGGACTACTTCACCCTGCTTGGATATATATCCACCAATCCGGTGGGTCAGAGTCTTGTGTGGGATTACGTGCGTGAAAACTGGGAGAAGTTGGTGGATCGTTTCGGCATCAATGAACGCACCTTGGGTCGTCTGATCCCCACGATCACTGCCCGCTTCTCAACAGAAACCAAGCTGGAAGAGATGCAGCAGTTCTTTGCCAAATATCCCGAGGCTGGAGCCGGAACTGCGGCCCGTCAACAGGCGTTGGAAGCGGTGAAGGCAAACATCAAATGGCTAGCGGCCAACAAGGCCCAGGTGGGCGAATGGTTGGCCAATTACGTTCAACAGTCCAGCGTCACCAACCGCATTCAGTGA
- the CG44142 gene encoding uncharacterized protein — translation MQPFTFLMAILAVSLLMLFSTPATEGTFIIIACMLRSPICPWITTATTKKSASGSSSGSSSGSSGGSSSGSDGGSSSGSDGGK, via the coding sequence ATGCAGCCTTTCACTTTCCTGATGGCCATCTTGGCGGTTTCTCTACTCATGCTGTTCAGCACTCCGGCAACTGAGGGAACTTTCATTATTATCGCCTGCATGTTGCGGTCACCAATATGCCCATGGATTACAACGGCGACCACCAAGAAAAGTGCTAGTGGTAGTTCTAGTGGAAGTTCCAGTGGAAGTTCTGGTGGAAGTTCTAGTGGAAGTGATGGTGGAAGTTCTAGTGGAAGTGATGGTGGAAAGTAA
- the CG45080 gene encoding uncharacterized protein translates to MQSSTFLMAILVVSLLMLISTPATEATFFLIACMLRSPFCPWITTTTASTASNND, encoded by the coding sequence ATGCAGTCTTCCACTTTCCTGATGGCCATCTTGGTGGTTTCCCTCCTGATGCTGATCAGCACTCCGGCAACTGAGGCCACCTTCTTCCTAATTGCCTGCATGTTGCGGTCACCTTTTTGCCCCTGGATTACCACCACAACCGCTTCCACCGCCTCTAACAACGATTAG
- the PK2-R2 gene encoding pyrokinin 2 receptor 2, isoform A, producing MAVKMLPTNSSGVLATDLQLFHNEKFLLNLTQVLNISADNLTSLLQGLEPEELLPTVTPMTPLSLLATLSVGYALIFIAGVLGNLITCIVISRNNFMHTATNFYLFNLAISDMILLCSGMPQDLYNLWHPDNYPFSDSICILESVLSETAANATVLTITAFTVERYIAICHPFRQHTMSKLSRAVKFIFAIWIAALLLALPQAIQFSVVMQGMGTSCTMKNDFFAHVFAVSGFLFFGGPMTAICVLYVLIGVKLKRSRLLQALPRRCYDVNRGISAQTRVIRMLVAVAVAFFICWAPFHAQRLMAVYGSTSGIESQWFNDVFSILDYTSGVLYFLSTCINPLLYNIMSHKFREAFKVTLARHFGLGGKNQGRGLPHTYSALRRNQTGSLRLHTTDSVRTTMTSMATTTTGLNGSANGSGNGTTTGQSVRLNRVSLDSVQMQGQNRSRQDLFDNPRRMLQTQISQLSSVGDAHSLLEEDLQFPGEPLQRQPTMCSIDELTDDLAISRSRLKLTRITRPPGGVTGGVAGGSTTGAAGSGGVSGDESSGKVRKAKVKVLKSSSPFKGLRTKFNWRARRKGSHKPHEKGATVNGGDTEERAAF from the exons ATGGCAGTCAAAATGCTGCCCACTAACAGTTCCGGTGTCCTGGCAACCGATCTACAACTGTTTCACAATGAGAAATTTCTCTTAAATCTGACACAAGTGCTGAACATCTCCGCGGACAACCTGACCAGCCTTCTCCAGGGCCTGGAGCCGGAGGAGCTTTTGCCCACGGTGACCCCGATGACACCACTTTCACTGCTGGCCACCCTAAGCGTGGGCTACGCCCTCATATTTATCGCCGGCGTTTTGGGCAACCTCATCACATGCATTGTCATTTCGCGGAACAACTTTATGCACACGGCCACCAACTTTTATCTGTTTAACCTCGCTATATCCGACATGATTTTGTTATGCTCAG GAATGCCGCAGGACCTCTATAACCTCTGGCACCCGGATAATTATCCTTTCAGTGACAGCATCTGCATATTGGAGAGCGTTCTCTCGGAAACGGCGGCCAATGCGACAGTTCTAACCATTACCGCGTTCACAGTCGAACGATATATTGCCATTTGTCATCCGTTCAG GCAGCACACGATGTCCAAGTTGTCACGGGCCGTAAAGTTCATATTTGCCATCTGGATAGCTGCCCTTTTGCTGGCCCTGCCCCAAGCCATTCAGTTCTCCGTGGTGATGCAGGGCATGGGAACATCGTGCACG ATGAAAAACGACTTTTTTGCCCATGTGTTTGCTGTGTCGGGCTTCCTGTTCTTTGGCGGACCCATGACGGCCATCTGCGTGCTCTATGTCCTCATCGGGGTGAAGTTGAAACGGAGCCGACTCCTGCAGGCGCTTCCCAGGCGATGTTACGATGTAAACCGGGGGATAAGCGCCCAAACGCGAGTCATCCGGATGCTGG TGGCGGTGGCCGTGGCCTTCTTCATCTGCTGGGCCCCCTTTCACGCCCAGCGGCTGATGGCGGTCTATGGATCCACCTCGGGCATTGAGTCCCAGTGGTTCAACGACGTGTTCAGCATCCTCGACTATACGTCCGGTGTTCTCTACTTCCTCTCAACTTGCATCAACCCGCTGCTCTACAACATCATGAGCCACAAGTTTCGTGAGGCTTTTAAG GTAACTTTGGCTAGACACTTTGGACTTGGTGGCAAAAATCAGGGAAGGGGGCTTCCTCATACTTACAGCGCTCTTCGACGTAATCAAACGGGTTCACTGCGGCTGCACACAACG GACAGCGTTCGCACCACAATGACTTCCATGGCGACGACCACCACTGGGCTAAATGGCTCTGCCAATGGCAGTGGCAATGGAACGACAACGGGTCAGTCGGTGCGCCTGAACCGCGTGTCCTTGGACAGTGTCCAGATGCAGGGTCAGAATCGCAGCCGGCAAGACCTCTTCGATAATCCGCGTCGCATGCTCCAGACGCAAATATCGCAGCTGTCATCGGTGGGCGATGCCCATTCCCTCTTGGAGGAGGATTTGCAGTTTCCCGGGGAGCCACTGCAGCGCCAGCCCACGATGTGCTCCATTGACGAGCTCACAGATGACTTGGCCATCTCGCGGTCACGCCTTAAACTTACGCGCATCACCCGCCCACCAGGAGGTGTgacggggggcgtggcaggaggCAGCACAACAGGGGCCGCGGGGTCGGGGGGCGTGAGCGGTGACGAGTCGAGTGGCAAAGTGCGCAAGGCGAAAGTGAAAGTGCTCAAGAGCTCAAGCCCGTTCAAGGGTCTCAGGACCAAATTCAATTGGCGTGCCAGACGCAAAGGCAGCCACAAACCGCACGAAAAGGGGGCGACGGTGAATGGAGGCGACACTGAAGAGCGGGCCGCCTTTTAA